A genomic stretch from Octopus sinensis linkage group LG14, ASM634580v1, whole genome shotgun sequence includes:
- the LOC115219406 gene encoding protocadherin beta-18-like has protein sequence MVTDTDSGLMDKLSSKEYKILVKEPLDREIRDHYKVSIVCPDMGSPQLESKKYFSVKVTDVNDVEPHFTKETFQFLTYENQKVDFPIGFINATDPDLGDGGQLTYSIINDNNNDNIPFQLTKYGFISTSQSIDREVKDIFEFQYVHYHPHSKKDITILKASDKDTGNNAFLTYGILRSNDKNLFTANSHTGVLSFSRTVYQNDAGTYELQFIVKDGGTPVQSATTAIILTLFVSNDTSPMLTAVPFQSGHDLNMTWDNYAQLLGIVKDRTINCYNCNWLTQHYCLVICGELILKVRVKREMSVKYCFCNSSVEISAYFLAPEFSKLRLLSVLICTPSLSAKPSAIFLVADLRRFGGTSIHLWYDDLTLNL, from the exons ATGGTTACTGACACTGATAGTGGACTAATGGACAAATtaa gttctaaagaatataaaatattggtCAAAGAACCTCTTGACAGAGAAATAAGGGACCACTACAAAGTATCTATTGTGTGTCCTGACATGGGGTCACCTCAactagaaagtaaaaaatatttctctgtcaaAGTAACTGATGTCAATGATGTAGAACCACATTTTACCAAAGAGACATTCCAATTCCTCACCTATGAAAACCAGAAAGTTGACTTCCCTATTGGCTTCATCAATGCTACAGACCCTGATCTTGGAGATGGAGGCCAACTTACATATTCTAtcatcaatgataacaacaatgataacattccTTTCCAACTGACAAAATATGGATTTATTTCTACTTCACAATCAATAGATCGAGAAGTTAAAGACATCTTTGAGTTCCAGT ATGTCCACTACCATCCACACAGTAAGAAGGACATCACAATTCTGAAAGCATCTGACAAAGACACTGGAAACAATGCTTTCCTCACATATGGAATACTGAGATCCAATGATAAAAACCTGTTTACAGCTAACTCACACACTGGTGTGTTATCTTTCTCTCgcacagtttaccaaaatgatgcagGAACATATGAGCTCCAGTTTATAGTGAAAGACGGTGGTACACCAGTTCAATCAGCAACAACTGCTATCATACTAACACTGTTTGTTAGTAATGATACATCTCCAATGTTGACTGCTGTGCCATTCCAGTCTGGTCACGACCTGAATATGACTTGG GACAATTATGCtcaattattaggaattgtaaaaGATAGAACTATCAATTGTTACA atTGCAATTGGTTAACACAGCATTATTGTCTTGTGATTTGTGGTGAGCTAATTCTGAAAGTGAGAGTGAAAAGAGAAATGTCTGTAAA atattGTTTCTGTAATAGTTCTGTGGAAATCAGTGCATACTTTCTGGCACCAGAGTTCAGCAAG TTAAGGTTGTTATCAGTATTAATTTGCACACCTTCCTTAAGTGCTAAACCTTCAGCAATATTCCTTGTAGCCGATTTAAGAAGATTTGGTGGAACTTCT ATTCATCTCTGGTATGATGACCTCACCCTCAACTTGTGA
- the LOC115219407 gene encoding protocadherin beta-15-like produces the protein MKCNEILQIYLLYGLIYSVVPMDISYYVKEEDSPHTYIGDIAADSNLSHPLTHQQHTLITFTQLQRTVESGSHLFNVTNSGKLYTTQTLDAESLCTYNKECSRIVKVAVRKGKTFMKILKVKIIIEDINDHQPEFPSNKIKIKFDETDGKGSTKSIPNAVDKDISLPNSKIIYKLKDKSKTFSLSIFKESDGINLLKIILEGMLDRELKDTYMLQLIARDGGSPPKEGILDIEISVIDVNDNRPTFTQKLYNTTISDTHHISSPVFVLSATDLDSGQNGNINYFLHRNTNEYDKKYFKLNHKSGEIFTNDNFFRNKRNKYKLYVEARDGGNPSLSSMSTLIINVINNQNNVPSINIDFVSPLTKTSTAISEDSQIGSFIAYVMVTDTDSGPNGQIKCNIHHKMFQLSNMGSKEYKILVKEPLDRETIDHYVVSIVCHDMGSPPLKTKKQFSVKVTDVNDVEPHFTKETFQFLTYENQKVDFPIGFINATDPDLGDGGQLTYSIINDNNNDNIPFQLTKYGFISTSQPIDREVKDIYNLQVLVKDNGTPSLNDTANIVIEILDKNDNAPYFTFPNNDPYNLDVHYHPHSKKDITILKASDKDTGNNAFLTYGILRSNDKNLFTVNSHTGVLSFSRTVYQNDAGTYELEFIVKDGGTPVQSATTAIILTLFVSNDTSPMLTAVHSQSGNNLNMTWIIIIVAAAVILSVAVVVSITMCVFKCINHFNNSSAEKDNPKFLSQTEMRQILYQTNNPVAITRNAEDIFARNLQAINPKSPYYTETEQPINEWKFSTTPRRLPPTPQNYTKDITESSGEQKCYNGTSNNLNTTLTSQKERNRGWSEGDITQQTSGVSEYSNYHPNIPPTAKSEYEQETYLAPV, from the exons ATGAAATGTAATGAAATTCTACAAATTTACCTTCTTTATGGACTGATATATTCTGTTGTACCCATGGATATCAGTTATTATGTCAAGGAAGAAGACAGTCCTCACACCTACATAGGAGACATTGCTGCTGACTCCAACTTATCACACCCTCTCACACATCAACAACACACTCTCATTACATTTACACAACTACAAAGGACAGTCGAGAGTGGTTCTCATTTATTTAATGTCACCAACTCAGGAAAACTATACACTACTCAAACACTGGATGCTGAGTCTCTGTGTACATACAACAAGGAATGTTCCAGAATTGTTAAAGTAGCAGTGaggaaaggaaaaacatttatgaAGATTTTGAAGGTGAAAATAATTATAGAAGATATTAATGATCATCAACCAGAGTTTccatcaaacaaaataaaaatcaaatttgatgaaacAGATGGGAAAGGTTCAACAAAATCAATACCAAATGCTGTTGATAAAGACATTAGTCTTCCAAATTCTAAGATAATATATAAACTCaaagataaaagcaaaacatTCTCACTCTCCATATTTAAAGAATCTGATGGaataaatttacttaaaataATTCTAGAAGGGATGTTAGATAGAGAATTAAAAGACACATATATGTTACAGTTGATCGCTAGAGATGGGGGTTCTCCACCAAAGGAAGGTATTCTGGACATTGAAATATCTGTTATTGATGTCAATGATAACAGACCTACGTTTacacaaaaattatataataccACCATCAGTGATACACATCATATATCTtctcctgtttttgttttatcaGCAACAGATTTAGATTCTGGtcaaaatggaaatattaattattttttacataGAAATACAAATGAATATGATAAAAAGTATTTCAAATTAAATCATAAATCTGGAGAAATTTTCACCAATGAtaatttcttcagaaataaaagaaataaatataaattatatgttgaAGCTAGGGATGGCGGAAATCCTTCATTAAGCTCCATGTCAACGTTGATTATAAATGTAATTAACAATCAAAATAATGTGCCatctataaatatagattttgtatCACCTTTAACAAAGACTTCAACTGCTATTTCAGAAGACAGTCAAATTGGTAGTTTTATAGCTTATGTTATGGTAACTGACACTGATAGTGGACCTAATGgacaaattaaatgtaatattcacCATAAAATGTTCCAGCTTTCTAATATGGGTtccaaagaatataaaatattagtgaAAGAACCTCTTGACAGAGAAACTATAGACCATTATGTTGTTTCTATTGTATGTCATGACATGGGATCACCTCCATTAAAGACTAAGAAACAGTTCTCTGTCAAAGTAACTGATGTCAATGATGTAGAACCACATTTTACCAAAGAGACATTCCAATTCCTCACCTATGAAAACCAGAAAGTTGACTTCCCTATTGGCTTCATCAATGCTACAGACCCTGATCTTGGAGATGGAGGCCAACTTACATATTCTAtcatcaatgataacaacaatgataacattccTTTCCAACTGACAAAATATGGATTTATTTCTACATCACAACCAATAGATCGAGAAGTGAAAGACATTTATAATTTACAAGTTTTAGTGAAAGACAATGGAACACCTTCTCTCAATGACACTGCCAATATTGTTATTGAGATtctagataaaaatgataatgctccGTATTTTACGTTTCCTAATAATGACCCTTACAATCTCGATGTCCACTACCATCCACACAGTAAGAAGGACATCACAATTCTGAAAGCATCTGACAAAGACACTGGAAACAATGCTTTCCTCACATATGGAATACTGAGATCCAATGATAAAAACCTGTTTACAGTGAACTCACACACTGGTGTGTTATCTTTCTCTCgcacagtttaccaaaatgatgcagGAACATATGAGCTGGAGTTTATAGTGAAAGACGGTGGTACTCCAGTTCAATCAGCAACAACTGCTATCATACTAACACTGTTTGTTAGTAATGATACATCTCCAATGTTGACTGCTGTCCACTCACAGTCTGGTAACAACCTGAATATGACTTGGATAATTATCATTGTAGCAGCAGCTGTAATACTATCTGTGGCTGTTGTAGTGTCAATAACAATGTGTGTTTTCAAATGTATTAATCACTTCAATAATTCATCTGCAGAAAAAGATAATCCAAAATTTCTCTCTCAGACTGAGATGAGACAAATACTGTATCAGACTAACAATCCTGTTGCAATAACTAGAAATGCAGAAGACATATTTGCCAGAAATCTTCAAGCAATAAATCCCAAAAGTCCTTATTATACAGAGACAGAACAAccaataaatgaatggaaattctCAACAACACCCAGGAGGCTACCACCTACTCCTCAG AATTACACAAAAGACATAACAGAGAGTTCAGGTGAACAAAAATGTTATAATGGTACATCAAACAACTTAAATACTACTCTAACTTCTCAAAAAGAACGAAATCGAGGATGGAGCGAAGGAGATATTACACAACAGACGTCTGGAGTATCAG agtaCAGTAACTATCACCCAAACATACCTCCAACAGCAAAGAGCGAATATGAACAAGAAACCTATCTAGCACCGGTTTAA
- the LOC115219408 gene encoding protocadherin beta-8-like, translating to MMIATMTMYTLMLFIAYTKLPVVISANIVYHINEEESPHAYIGDIAVDSNLSRSLTHQQHALVTFTQLQRKVSSGSHLFNVTNTGKLYTTQTLDAESLCIYMKECFKIVKVAVRKAVIFIKILTIKIIIEDINDHQPQFPEDQIKLEFDETEGKGSTKSIPNAVDKDIGLLNSNITYKLKDKSKKFSLSTFKGFDGVNLLKITLEGMLDRELKDTYKLQLVAKDRGSPTKEGILNIEISVIDVNDNQPQFPQQIYNISISDTHHISTPIFILSATDLDSGKNGDITYNFYQRASSYAEKNFKLTSNGEIFLNENFYKDRGQIYKLYIQAMDRGRPPLSSTAMLIINVINNQNNAPNINIDFVAPLTETSTTISEASQIGSFIAYVMVIDTDSGPNGQIKCNIHHKMFRLSNMGSKEYKILVKEPLDRETIDHYVVSIVCHDMGSPPLKTKKQFSVKVTDVNDVEPHFTKETFQFLTYENQKVDFPIGFINATDPDLGDGGQLTYSIINDNNNDNIPFQLTKYGFISTSQPIDREVKDIYNLQVLVKDNGTPSLNNTANILIEILDKNDNAPYFIFPNNDPYNLDVHYHPHSKKDITILKASDKDTGNNAFLTYGILRSNDKNLFTVNSHTGVLSFSRTVYQNDAGTYELQFIVKDGGTPVQSATTAIILTLFVSNDTSPMLNAIHSQSDNNLNMTWIIIIVAAAVILSVAVVVSITMCVFKCINHFNNSSAEKDNPKFLSRTEMRQILYQTNNPVAITRNAEDIFARNLQAINPKSPYYTETEQPINEWKFSTTPRRLPPTPQIYNKQVSDGSCEQGDNNSIVTSNNLSDTLPSQKDRNRGWNEGDISHQTSIISEYSNYTPNIPPTPKSDHEQDTYLEPVYKK from the exons ATGATGATCGCAACAATGACTATGTACACACTAATGTTGTTCATTGCATACACAAAGCTGCCAGTTGTTATTTCTGCAAATATTGTTTACCATATCAACGAAGAAGAGAGTCCTCATGCCTATATAGGAGACATTGCTGTTGATTCTAACTTGTCACGTTCTCTCACACATCAGCAACACGCTCTTGTTACGTTTACACAACTGCAAAGGAAAGTGTCAAGTGGCTCTCACTTATTCAATGTGACCAACACAGGAAAACTATACACTACTCAGACACTGGATGCTGAGTCCCTgtgtatttacatgaaagaatgtTTTAAAATTGTCAAAGTAGCAGTGAGGAAAGcagtaatatttattaaaatattaacgaTAAAAATCATTATAGAAGATATTAATGATCATCAACCACAGTTTCCAGAAGATCAAATAAAATTAGAATTTGATGAAACTGAGGGAAAAGGTTCAACAAAATCAATACCAAATGCTGTTGATAAAGACATTGGTCTTCTCAATTCTAACATCACATATAAACTGAAAGATAAAAGTAAGAAATTCTCACTATCCACATTTAAAGGATTTGATGGAGTAAACTTACTTAAAATAACCCTAGAAGGAATGTTAGACAGAGAATTAAAAGACACTTATAAGTTACAGTTGGTGGCTAAAGACAGAGGCTCTCCAACAAAAGAAGGTATATTGAACATAGAAATATCTGTTATAGATGTTAATGATAATCAGCCACAGTTTCCCCAACAAATATACAATATCTCTATTAGTGATACACATCACATATCTACTCCAATTTTTATCTTATCAGCTACAGACTTAGACTCAGGTAAAAATGGAGATATTACATATAACTTCTATCAAAGGGCAAGTTCTTAtgctgaaaaaaattttaaattaacgtCAAATGGAGAAATTTTCCTAAACGAGAACTTTTATAAAGATAGGGGACAaatttataaactatatattCAAGCCATGGATAGAGGAAGACCTCCCTTAAGTTCGACAGCAATGTTGATTATTAATGTAATTAACAATCAAAATAATGCCCCAAATATAAACATAGATTTTGTAGCTCCTCTAACAGAGACCTCTACAACTATTTCAGAAGCAAGTCAAATTGGGAGTTTTATAGCTTACGTTATGGTCATTGACACTGATAGTGGACCTAATGgacaaataaaatgtaatattcatCATAAAATGTTCCGGCTTTCTAATATGGgttctaaagaatataaaatattggtGAAAGAACCTCTTGACAGAGAAACTATAGACCATTATGTTGTTTCTATTGTATGTCATGACATGGGATCACCTCCATTAAAGACTAAGAAACAGTTCTCTGTCAAAGTAACTGATGTCAATGATGTAGAACCACATTTTACCAAAGAGACATTCCAATTCCTCACCTATGAAAACCAGAAAGTTGACTTCCCTATTGGCTTCATCAATGCTACAGACCCAGATCTGGGAGATGGAGGCCAACTTACATATTCTAtcatcaatgataacaacaatgataacattccTTTCCAACTGACAAAATATGGATTTATTTCTACATCACAACCAATAGATCGAGAAGTGAAAGACATCTATAATTTACAGGTTTTAGTCAAAGACAATGGAACGCCCTCTTTGAATAACACTGCCAACATTCTTATAGAGATTCTAGATAAAAATGACAATGCACCTTATTTTATCTTTCCTAATAATGACCCTTACAATCTCGATGTCCACTACCATCCACACAGTAAGAAGGACATCACAATTCTGAAAGCATCTGACAAAGACACTGGAAACAATGCTTTCCTCACATATGGAATACTGAGATCCAATGATAAAAACCTGTTTACAGTGAACTCACACACTGGTGTGTTATCTTTCTCTCGCACAGTCTACCAAAATGATGCAGGAACATATGAGCTGCAGTTTATAGTGAAAGACGGTGGTACTCCAGTTCAATCAGCAACAACTGCTATCATACTAACACTGTTTGTTAGTAATGATACATCTCCAATGTTGAATGCTATCCACTCACAGTCTGATAACAACCTGAATATGACTTGGATAATTATCATTGTAGCAGCAGCTGTAATACTATCTGTGGCTGTTGTAGTGTCAATAACAATGTGTGTTTTCAAATGTATTAATCACTTCAATAATTCATCTGCAGAAAAAGATAATCCAAAATTTCTCTCAAGGACCGAAATGAGACAAATCTTGTATCAGACTAACAATCCTGTTGCAATAACAAGAAATGCAGAAGATATATTTGCCAGAAATCTTCAAGCAATAAATCCCAAAAGTCCTTATTATACAGAGACAGAACAAccaataaatgaatggaaattctCAACAACACCCAGGAGGCTACCACCTACTCCTCAG ATCTATAATAAGCAA